The genomic segment AAGTTTCCGAAATATCAAAGGTAGTTTTATTAGAAACGTTTATATCTTCGAATGCACTACCTGAAGTAGATTCTAAAGGACCTTCATAAGGAAGTTTTTTACGATAAATATAAAGTTTTGTCCAAAGAGGAGTGTCAGTCGGAAAAGGGGAGTAACTAGGGGAAAGACTTTCTACTCTTCCGTTTTTTGGGCCCAAGGTAGCGTCTGGAGTTAGATCGTAACCATCTCCTCTATGCCAGCCGGCTGTAAAGTTGGTGGAAACAATTCCTCTACGAACTCCTACGGATGCGTAGTTGCGGAACTCTGTTCCTGTTCCGTAGTAGATAGGATTTCCCCCTCCCATAAAAGTCCTGAAGTTGGCCGAGTAAGGATCTTTTTGTTCCTTAGTGATGATATTGATCACACCTGCGATCGCATCAGAACCGTAAAGAGCGGATGACGCACCTTTTACGATCTCAATTCTTTCTATATCTTCTGCTTTAAATCTGGTTAAGTCGATGGAACCACTAAAACGTCCTGTGGTTCTTTGTCCGTCCACTAAGATCAAAACGTTTTGACCTGAAAGACCTTGTAAACGAACTGTAGATCCTCTTTCTCCAGCTTGTGCTGGACGAACTTCGATACCTGGAACGTTACCTAAAGTTTGGGAGATATCTCTCGCTCCCATTGCATCTATATCTTTTCTTGTGATCACCTCAGTAGTGATCGTGGAATCTTTTAAAAAACCTTTTCGACGAGTACCTGTAACGGTGATGATAGAACCTCTATCATTGTTTCCATTATTAATATCTTTTCCTGATTCTGGATTTACTTTTGATTTATCAGAATCATCTTTTTTTTCTTCCGTTTTCGTTTCAGGAAGAACTTCTCCTTGGGAGAAAAGAGGAACTCCTAGGAAACATAAACCTGAAAATAAGATCAGATAAAGTATTCTAGGAATGGAGGAAGGTTTTATATTCCCCATCAAAGGTTCTTCCAGATAAATTTAGGAAATCCGCTCGTGCTTGCGTCGTCGTAATAATCCGTGATCTCTAATCCGAAAAAGGAAGTTCCGTTAGAGCCTTGGATCAAATACCCTCTTGATTTCGGAGTAAGAATATGGGTGGTTCCGTTATAATCGTACCAATCCCAAAGTGCAGGGCTTGCATTTTCTGTAGCAGTTCCGAATCCGCCTCCTCCGGTTTGAGACATGAGCTCGTCTACTTCCGGAGTACAGTCTCCTCCGGTTACACTTGCTAGGTTGGTATCGCCAGCATTAAAACAAGCACCCGCATCTCTGGTGCCGCTTGTTCCACTATTTGTACCGATTATAAATCTTTTAAATTTTAGATCCCAAGTTCCGGATTTAGTCGTTTCTACTCCACCTGCTTTAAGATCTAAATAAACCCAACAACCGCTTGCAGTTGCATTCACTCTGGTAGTAAAAGTCCCAGAACCTGTTGTGGTTGTATCGCCGGGGGCTTTGATACATCCTCCACCGCCATCTTCCAATGCGGCTAAAATCGCAAGACCATCGTCTCCTCCGGTGCTAGGTCCGCAGAAAACAGTTAAAGTTGCTATGAGAATAATGAAAATTGAATATAATGTTTTCATTATCGAATCCCCCTTTTTTCAAAAATTAATAATGACAGTAGGCGGCCGAAGCGACCGCCTAAAATTTTTAAAGCGCAGTAGTACTATAAGTTACTACCTTAGTCGCAGTTACTCCAGAAGCAGAGCTACCAGTTTTGTAATAAGTGCTAGTGCTACCAGAAGAACCAATTCCGGCTCCACTTGGCCAATCCGCTTTATTGATGATCGCGTTAGACTCAGTAAGGGTGCATCTCTTCTTGCAGTTTGCACCTTTGTATCCACTTCCCCAAATAGTAACTTTAGGAGTTGTGTCCGCGCTAATATCTAAACAAACGTCGCTTGCAGTAGTAGTGAAGGAAGAGAACAAACTAGTTCCAGTTCCTCCAAGTGCTGCAGTTGCAGTTCCATCATCCGTTCCGTAAGCTGTGGTTGCAGAATAACCTGCGTAAACCATTGGCCCACCTTGGTAGATGTTCACTACGAGTCTTCCGTCACCTGCAGTAGTAGTAGGTGTGGCTGTAGTTCCTGCCAAAGAATCAGTGTATCCAGTTGCTAGGTAGATGGTTCCGTGTCCGCTTAGAGCCTGGAGCAATGCTCCTTCTAATCTGATATGTCTTGCTGCACCCGCAGTTGGGATGGAGATCAATTGGAAAGTATTGATCCCTGCAGTGATTGCAGTTTCTGCGATCTCATCATTAGCAACTGCTGCGTCCACACAGGCGCTGTTTAAAGCTCCGAGTACGAGTGCAGCGTTGGACTCTTTCGAGCCTTGGTCGCAATTCATTAAGAAGGATATTCCTAGAATCATCGTCAATAGCGTCTTGGTTGCGTTCCGTTTCATGTTTTCTCCTGTTGAGACTCAATTCTCATTAGTAGGAGTCATGGTTTCTGTGTTTAGATTTTGAAATGAGTCTAAAACTCAAAATCAAAATCTCTCGGAATCTGTCAACCAAGAATGAGAACAATTCTCAGAAGCGATAGTGAAAAGTCCACCAAAGAATTCCCTAAAAGCCAGGCATTCTGGCGGTCGGAAGGATTGATATTTGTCTACAGAGACTGTCTTACGTTCAGAATAATTTTGGATTTAGAGAGATTCCATTTTATTACAGATAGTATATTTCATTTTTCTAATCCTTAAAAGAAGAAGGTTTTGGGAAAAGTAATTGATAGGTCCTTCTCCTTGGGTTAAAACTATTGGGCCGAATTCCGAATCTTTCGGTGACGGAGAGTTCCATAATAGGAGGGTACAGTATGAAGAAAAAATGGGTGGTGGTTGCAAACCGAAGCGAGGCAAAAATTTTCGAATACCAAGGGCCGACTAACGGTTTGAAGCTGGTGCAATCTATGGAGAATCCCGAAGGAAGACTCAGAAATTCGGATCTAGTTACTGGAGCAGGCCAGGCTTCCAGATCTGATTTTGATTTTTTTCATGAACCGAAAAAGAGAGTGGCTGCGGCTTTCGCAGGTAAACTTAGCGATTTTATGAACTTGGAAAGGAAGAAGGATTCTTTTTCCAATTTTATTTTGATTTCCGAACCTGGCTTTATGGGAATGATCCTGGGCAAACTGGATGAGAAGTCTAAAGAAAAGATCTATCACAAGATGCCTAAAGATATCGTACATGAAAGAGAGTCCAATTTGATGAACCATCTTAAGAGCGTGCTTGTAAGCGAAGCATAAGATCCATTCGAGTCGATACTATTAAGGCCGCCTTCATGGCGGCTTTTTTATTGACGCAGCCGAATCCTAAAGGATTCTACCCCAGTAAAAAATTGGAGAGAGTTCAATGGCTGCCTCAAAAGAAAAATATATTCTTTCAATCGATAGTGGAGGAAGTGGGATCCGAGCTATCTTATTTGATAAGAAGGGCAGAATAGTTTCTCGCCAATACGAAAAAACTCCTCCTATTGTGAGCGAGCCTGGTGCCTTGGAACATGACCCTGAAAAACTTTGGCAGGCACTTGTTTCCATTCTCAAAAAAACTTTTAAGAATAAAAAGTTCCAAGCTGCAAATGTAGATTCACTTGGGATCTGCAACCAACGAGGATCTTTCCTTCTTTGGGATAAATCTACAGGCAAACCTTTAACAAAGCTGATCAGTTGGGCAGATGTAAGAGCAGGTAAAACTTCTGCAGAGATGAATTCAAACAAGATCTGGAAAGTGATCCAGTTCGTTTCCAGAATTTTAGGAACAATCACTGGCAATCCAATGTTGATTGCAACTTATATGCTTAAGTTCACGACGGATCATGCTTCTGTTCGTTTAAAATGGGTATTCGATAAAAATCCAGAACTTAGAAAAAGAGCGAAGAAGGGTGAGATTCTTTTTGGTACATTAGATACTTGGTTCGTGTACAAACTCACAAAAGGAAAAGAACATATTACAGATCCTTCTAATGCAACAGTCACTGGAATGTTCAATCCATTTCAATTACAATGGAATGCTCCTCTTTGTGGCATCTTTAATATTCCTGCAAAAATTTTTCCGAATGTAAAAGATACAGCGGCAGATTTCGGAACTACGGATCCTTCTCTATTTGGTGTTGGAATTCCGATCAGAGCTGTGGTTGGAGATCAAATGGCGGCCTTATTCGGACATGCATGTTTTGAAAAAGGTGGAGTTAAAATTTCCCAAGGCTCGGGTGCATTTGTAGATATGAATATGGGGGATAAACCTAAACTTTCTAAAAGAGGTTTGTTCCCACTGGTTGCTTGGAGACTCGGCGGGAAGCCAACTTATATGTTAGAAGGTTTTACTGGAACTGTAGGAACTCTGATAGACTGGCTTGGAAAAGGAATTGGTCTTTCGGATACTCCAAAAGCTCTGAACGAACTTGCTTCTCAAACAAATGATACAGAGGGAGTGATATTTGTTCCGACTGCTTCTGGAATGAGATATCCTCATTTTAATCCAAATGCTAAGGCATCTGTATTCGGATTATCTCTTGCAACCCATAGAAGGCATGTTGCTAGAGCAGTGCTCGAGGGAATTGCATTATCTTTATTTGATATATTAGAAGGTATTAAGAAGGACACAAATGTTCCTGTACGTTCCATCATGGTGGATGGGGGAGTTTCCCAATCAGATATACTTCTACAATGTCTTGCTGATTTTTGTAATGTAGAAGTGAAACGTGCACCTGAGCCTGATATGACTGCTACTGGTGCAGCTTATCTTGCAGGTCTCGGTTCCGGTTATTGGAAAAGTTTGGAAGAATTGAGTAAACTCGAAAGAGGTTATAAAATTTTCAAACCTAAGATGGATCCAAAATTTAGAGAATCAAAATTGGAACGTTGGCATAGAGCGGTACAATCCACTCTTAAGATAGATTAAATTATTCTTGGATACGAATGGAGCTGACTACGGTTGTCAATTGTTCCGCCAATTCTTCAGTAGGCTCCTCGTCTCCATTATAAGTGATTAAGATCATTCTTTTTTTAGTGGAGACCAGATAGACCAGCCAATGTCTTCCATCTTCTTTTAAGAATTCGCACGCGATGATTTTGGCACCTTCGTTGTTTTCGAAAAATGCGGCCATCTCTCTCACAAATTCAATTTTATGAGTCGCAAGATATCTTTCTAATTCCTGTTCCGGATCGAAACCGCCTTCTTTATTTTCGAAAGCGTAAACTTGCATAGCACCTGAACCATTCTCTTCGAAAAAAGCAGGGATGCCTTCGATTACAATATTCTGCCAATGGCCGGGGATTACCATGCTGTACCAGCCGGAGGGAGAGCGATAAAGTCTGTAGTCTAACTTTTTATCCATCGTAAAAACTATTTCGCCATCCTTATCCGGACAAAAATCCAGGCAAGCATGTTTGGGAATACTTGACATTCGTATTGTCTCAGTGATTCTCTCCTGTTGTGATCGCTATCCTGAAAAACAGAAGAGGCCCTTTTTATCTGATCACTACGTTTTTCGCGATCATATTCTTTGCAGTCTTCGCTTCATCACTTGCTATCGTATTTTCTCTATTTCTGATCGCTGTACTTGTTTTATATCCTGTTTTATTGGACTGGTTTTCTCGTCTTTATGGTCAGGAAGATATTGCAGACGAGGTACATTTTGCAAAAACAAAAGACGGATGGAATATTGCGTTACATAGACATATTCCTCCTATTCCAAATCCTGATCTTGCTCCAGTAATCGTGGTGCATGGGATTGCTACGAATAAGTATGTGATCGATTTGGACAAAAGACATTCTCTTCCTTATTATTTAAAATTAAGAGGTTACGAAGTATTTGCAGTTTCTCTGAGAGGGGCTGGGAGTTCCTACCATGAGAGCAGGGGAGGATATGAGGACTTCACCTTTGATGATTTAGTAAAATATGATGTTCCTGCGATTATTTCCAAAGTGCTTTCTTTAACCGAAAGCAAGCGTGTGAATTGGGTCGGCCATTCTATGGGCGCAATGATCTTCTATTCTTACCTAGGAATCACATCCAAATCTGAAAAAGAAAAGATCGCAAGTTTTGTTTCTTTGGGTGGGCCTGGAAATTTGAATCATTTAGGTTTGAGTCTCATCGGTTTACTTTCTAGATTCCCTCGTGCCAGAAAAGTTTTGGATCTGAAGTTTGGAGCTTCTATGCTTGCACCTTTAGCTGGAGAAATTTACACTCCTATTGATCAGATACTTTATAATCCAAAAGCGACCAGGCCTAGAATAGTTAAGAAGGTAATGAAAAATGCGATCGAAAATATCAGCGAAGGCCTGATTGAGCAATTCATGTCTTGGATAGAAACAAAAAAGATGAGTTCTCTGAACGGATTTTATAATTATATTGATCTTCAAAAAGAGATCACTGTTCCTAGTTTATTTATCGCAGGAGCAAATGACGCAATCGCAACTCCTGACACAGTCCGATTTGTATACGAAAGAGCAGGGACTAAGATCAAAAAATTTTATGTGATCTCTAAGGAAGAAGGAGCAAGCGACGATTATGGTCACGGCTGTTTGATCCTTGCGGAGAAGGCAGAAGACGATGTGTTTCCCAAGGTAGAAACCTTCTTAAGAGAACATGGGACCTCTAAAAAGCAGAGCTGGTTTTTGCGATTAAAAAGAAAATTTAGACAGAATATCAGAACCTAATACTACATAATTCCACTTTTGCTGCCTTAAAAGAGTAGCATTCTTCCTTATATATCACCAAATCCCAAGTATGTCTCAATATAAATATGCTTAAATATTAAACACAGTATAAATTTACACCCAGAAATTGGGCATAATATCTATATCCAGGGAATTGGTACGCTAATTGCATAAGATCTGGGTAGAGCGAAACGAATCCAAAGAGAAAAAGAATCGGATACGTAGAGGTGCTTGACCATGATAGAACTCAAATTTGGGCAAAGAAAAGTAGTTAGCTTCCGAGGTGCAAGGAAGGTTGTCGGCGGTTTAACCGAAAAAAATAAGATCGATATCCTTCTTTATATCAGTAAGGAATTTGCAAACGCGGATAAGGAAGAGGAACTTTACGATATCGTAATAAGCCTCTGTAAGGATATCTTTGAGTGTGATAATACCACTCTCAGGATGTGGAGAGGAAATCTTTTGGTTCCTTCTCGCTTCTTTAAGGAAACAATTCCGCCTCGCAGAGACCTCAGTCAAGATGAAGGTTATTCGGGATTCACTTTTAAGACTCGTATGCCTTTGCTTATACAAGACTTAACACATCACGCGGAATACATAGACGAGGGAGAAACTACTCGAGCAGTTATGTGCGTTCCGA from the Leptospira saintgironsiae genome contains:
- a CDS encoding HmuY family protein codes for the protein MKTLYSIFIILIATLTVFCGPSTGGDDGLAILAALEDGGGGCIKAPGDTTTTGSGTFTTRVNATASGCWVYLDLKAGGVETTKSGTWDLKFKRFIIGTNSGTSGTRDAGACFNAGDTNLASVTGGDCTPEVDELMSQTGGGGFGTATENASPALWDWYDYNGTTHILTPKSRGYLIQGSNGTSFFGLEITDYYDDASTSGFPKFIWKNL
- a CDS encoding host attachment protein, encoding MKKKWVVVANRSEAKIFEYQGPTNGLKLVQSMENPEGRLRNSDLVTGAGQASRSDFDFFHEPKKRVAAAFAGKLSDFMNLERKKDSFSNFILISEPGFMGMILGKLDEKSKEKIYHKMPKDIVHERESNLMNHLKSVLVSEA
- a CDS encoding glycerol kinase 5, whose amino-acid sequence is MAASKEKYILSIDSGGSGIRAILFDKKGRIVSRQYEKTPPIVSEPGALEHDPEKLWQALVSILKKTFKNKKFQAANVDSLGICNQRGSFLLWDKSTGKPLTKLISWADVRAGKTSAEMNSNKIWKVIQFVSRILGTITGNPMLIATYMLKFTTDHASVRLKWVFDKNPELRKRAKKGEILFGTLDTWFVYKLTKGKEHITDPSNATVTGMFNPFQLQWNAPLCGIFNIPAKIFPNVKDTAADFGTTDPSLFGVGIPIRAVVGDQMAALFGHACFEKGGVKISQGSGAFVDMNMGDKPKLSKRGLFPLVAWRLGGKPTYMLEGFTGTVGTLIDWLGKGIGLSDTPKALNELASQTNDTEGVIFVPTASGMRYPHFNPNAKASVFGLSLATHRRHVARAVLEGIALSLFDILEGIKKDTNVPVRSIMVDGGVSQSDILLQCLADFCNVEVKRAPEPDMTATGAAYLAGLGSGYWKSLEELSKLERGYKIFKPKMDPKFRESKLERWHRAVQSTLKID
- a CDS encoding alpha/beta fold hydrolase, encoding MIAILKNRRGPFYLITTFFAIIFFAVFASSLAIVFSLFLIAVLVLYPVLLDWFSRLYGQEDIADEVHFAKTKDGWNIALHRHIPPIPNPDLAPVIVVHGIATNKYVIDLDKRHSLPYYLKLRGYEVFAVSLRGAGSSYHESRGGYEDFTFDDLVKYDVPAIISKVLSLTESKRVNWVGHSMGAMIFYSYLGITSKSEKEKIASFVSLGGPGNLNHLGLSLIGLLSRFPRARKVLDLKFGASMLAPLAGEIYTPIDQILYNPKATRPRIVKKVMKNAIENISEGLIEQFMSWIETKKMSSLNGFYNYIDLQKEITVPSLFIAGANDAIATPDTVRFVYERAGTKIKKFYVISKEEGASDDYGHGCLILAEKAEDDVFPKVETFLREHGTSKKQSWFLRLKRKFRQNIRT